A single genomic interval of Nocardioides nitrophenolicus harbors:
- a CDS encoding esterase/lipase family protein, with translation MSQVYDFHDHGAEASASGGPHRGLLLLELPRWTMEYGAGRLVDLLPGERELGAGRPVLVLPGFAADDRLTGRLRGHLARRGWAVHGWGLGRNHGLTEQIVTGLPRRFAELAERYDEPVSVVGWSFGGLLARWLAHERPDRVRQVVCLGSPWRAEGERTRATGMFERSRAKHGIVADAREIVERLRGPVPVPLTAVWSRSDGIVPWRGCTVDERDGSDGHPPAENVEVVSSHVGMVASPLVLSVVVDRLRQDPAAWQPFGWSRIGRALVAGTAS, from the coding sequence GTGAGCCAGGTGTACGACTTCCACGACCACGGCGCCGAGGCGTCCGCGAGCGGCGGACCGCATCGCGGGCTGCTGCTGCTCGAGCTGCCCCGTTGGACCATGGAGTACGGCGCCGGGCGGCTCGTCGACCTGCTGCCGGGGGAGCGGGAGCTCGGGGCCGGCCGCCCGGTCCTGGTGCTGCCGGGCTTCGCGGCCGACGACCGACTCACCGGTCGGCTCCGCGGCCACCTGGCCCGGCGCGGCTGGGCGGTCCACGGCTGGGGGCTGGGCCGCAACCACGGCCTCACCGAGCAGATCGTCACCGGCCTGCCGCGGCGCTTCGCCGAGCTCGCGGAGCGCTACGACGAGCCGGTGAGCGTCGTGGGCTGGAGCTTCGGCGGCCTGCTGGCCCGGTGGCTGGCCCACGAGCGTCCCGACCGGGTGCGCCAGGTGGTCTGCCTCGGCTCGCCGTGGCGCGCCGAGGGGGAGCGGACCCGCGCGACCGGCATGTTCGAGCGCTCCCGGGCCAAGCACGGCATCGTCGCCGACGCCCGGGAGATCGTCGAGCGGCTCCGCGGCCCGGTGCCGGTGCCGCTCACCGCCGTGTGGTCCAGGAGTGACGGCATCGTCCCGTGGCGCGGCTGCACCGTCGACGAGCGGGACGGGTCCGACGGCCACCCGCCCGCCGAGAACGTCGAGGTGGTCAGCAGCCACGTCGGCATGGTCGCCAGCCCGTTGGTGCTCTCCGTGGTGGTCGACCGGCTGCGCCAGGACCCGGCCGCCTGGCAGCCGTTCGGCTGGTCGCGGATCGGCCGCGCGCTGGTCGCCGGGACCGCGTCGTGA
- a CDS encoding 1-acyl-sn-glycerol-3-phosphate acyltransferase, translated as MSALSGRDPAYVAAALPLLKLAMRGYFRSSVSGMEKVPDGGALIVGNHSGGLTPMDVPIIAVAFADVFGAERPLYCLAHDLLFTGAAGPVMRRFGFVNATREAAHEILTGGGVTIVFPGGDHDTFRPTLQSKVVDFNGRTGYLRTALRAGVPIVPVVSLGGQESQLFLTRGEWIGRRSPLRRLMRTDLFPIGLGFPFGLVPAPLNLPLPTKISTRVLDPIDLEAEFGPDPDLVEVDRVVRGRMEAALAALARGRRFPVLG; from the coding sequence GTGAGCGCGCTCTCCGGCCGCGACCCGGCGTACGTCGCCGCGGCGCTGCCGCTGCTCAAGCTCGCGATGAGGGGCTACTTCCGCTCCAGCGTCAGCGGCATGGAGAAGGTTCCCGACGGTGGCGCTCTCATCGTCGGCAACCACTCCGGCGGCCTGACGCCGATGGACGTGCCGATCATCGCGGTCGCCTTCGCCGACGTCTTCGGTGCCGAGCGGCCGCTCTACTGCCTGGCGCACGACCTGCTCTTCACGGGGGCCGCCGGTCCGGTGATGCGCAGGTTCGGCTTCGTCAACGCCACCCGCGAGGCGGCCCACGAGATCCTCACCGGCGGTGGGGTCACCATCGTCTTCCCCGGCGGCGACCACGACACCTTCCGGCCCACGCTGCAGTCGAAGGTCGTCGACTTCAACGGCCGCACCGGCTACCTCCGCACGGCGCTCCGGGCCGGCGTGCCGATCGTGCCGGTGGTGTCGCTCGGCGGACAGGAGTCCCAGCTCTTCCTCACCCGCGGCGAGTGGATCGGACGCCGCTCGCCGCTGCGCCGGCTGATGCGCACCGACCTGTTCCCGATCGGCCTCGGCTTCCCGTTCGGACTGGTCCCCGCACCGCTCAACCTGCCGCTGCCGACCAAGATCAGCACCCGGGTGCTCGATCCGATCGACCTCGAGGCCGAGTTCGGCCCGGATCCCGACCTGGTCGAGGTCGACCGCGTGGTCCGCGGCCGGATGGAGGCCGCGCTGGCCGCGCTGGCGCGTGGGCGCCGGTTCCCGGTGCTGGGATGA
- a CDS encoding AMP-binding protein, producing the protein MSGALARLRTQLWVLRMLVGSRMLVPMSPAKYVRLVRILRRQGTNATTSFALAAVRRPHGPALVDERGTLTWQDLQDRSAALAVGLRDVAGADQVGTVAILCRNHRGFVDALIGSSRLGASALLLNTGFSGPQLADVMEREGARVILYDEEFAGVVADARSRVPGLVEVLGWTDSPVSTEVLSIEGLVARYAGRVPPRPAQRGRVVLLTSGTTGTPKGARRSGGGADELAGMLEMIPWRGEETVVVAAPMFHAWGFGQLVIAATMTCTVVTRRRFDPEATLALVDEHRARGLSVVPVMLERIMDLPPAVLDRYSLRSLRFVSASGSRMRPQSVLAFMDRYGDLVHNSYNATEAGQISVARPADLRHAADTAGRPVRGTLLRVVDDAGREVGPGVVGRILVRGASPFDGYTAGAEKEFLDGYMVSGDVGRLDASGRLYVVGRDDDMIVSGGENVYPIEVEKVLGAHPAVREVVVIGVDDEAYGQRLAAYVALSGEASPDDLKAHVKAQLAGYKVPREVVVLDALPRNASGKIMVRELPGVAS; encoded by the coding sequence ATGAGCGGCGCGCTCGCCCGGCTCCGCACCCAGCTGTGGGTGCTCCGGATGCTCGTCGGCAGCCGGATGCTGGTGCCGATGAGCCCGGCCAAGTACGTCCGCCTGGTCCGGATCCTGCGCCGGCAGGGGACCAATGCGACGACCAGCTTCGCCCTCGCCGCCGTACGACGTCCGCACGGCCCGGCCCTCGTCGACGAGCGCGGCACGCTGACCTGGCAGGACCTGCAGGACCGCTCCGCCGCGCTCGCCGTCGGCCTGCGCGACGTGGCCGGCGCCGACCAGGTCGGCACCGTCGCGATCCTGTGCCGCAACCATCGCGGCTTCGTGGACGCGCTGATCGGCAGCTCCCGGCTCGGCGCGAGCGCGCTGCTGCTCAACACCGGCTTCTCCGGACCCCAGCTCGCCGACGTGATGGAGCGCGAGGGCGCCCGGGTGATCCTCTACGACGAGGAGTTCGCTGGCGTCGTCGCCGACGCCCGGTCCCGGGTGCCGGGCCTGGTCGAGGTGCTCGGCTGGACCGACTCCCCGGTCTCCACGGAGGTGCTGAGCATCGAGGGCCTGGTCGCCCGCTACGCCGGGCGGGTGCCGCCGCGGCCCGCCCAGCGCGGCCGCGTCGTGCTGCTCACCTCCGGCACCACCGGGACGCCCAAGGGCGCGCGCCGCAGTGGGGGCGGCGCGGACGAGCTCGCCGGCATGCTCGAGATGATCCCGTGGCGTGGCGAGGAGACGGTCGTCGTGGCGGCGCCGATGTTCCACGCGTGGGGCTTCGGGCAGCTCGTGATCGCGGCGACGATGACCTGCACGGTCGTCACCCGCCGCCGGTTCGACCCGGAGGCGACGCTCGCGCTCGTCGACGAGCACCGGGCGCGCGGGCTGAGCGTCGTACCGGTCATGCTCGAGCGGATCATGGACCTGCCCCCGGCCGTGCTCGACCGCTACTCGCTGCGCTCGCTGCGCTTCGTCTCGGCGAGCGGCTCGCGGATGCGGCCGCAGTCGGTGCTCGCGTTCATGGACCGCTACGGCGACCTGGTCCACAACAGCTACAACGCGACCGAGGCCGGCCAGATCAGCGTCGCCCGCCCGGCCGACCTGCGCCACGCCGCCGACACCGCGGGCCGGCCGGTCCGCGGCACCCTCCTGCGCGTCGTCGACGACGCCGGCCGCGAGGTCGGCCCCGGCGTGGTCGGGCGGATCCTGGTCCGCGGCGCGTCGCCCTTCGACGGCTACACCGCCGGCGCGGAGAAGGAGTTCCTCGACGGCTACATGGTCAGCGGCGACGTCGGTCGCCTCGACGCCTCCGGGCGTCTCTACGTGGTCGGCCGCGACGACGACATGATCGTCTCGGGCGGCGAGAACGTCTACCCGATCGAGGTCGAGAAGGTGCTCGGCGCGCACCCGGCCGTCCGCGAGGTGGTCGTGATCGGCGTCGACGACGAGGCCTACGGCCAGCGGCTGGCGGCGTACGTCGCGCTGTCCGGCGAGGCCTCGCCCGACGACCTGAAGGCGCACGTCAAGGCGCAGCTCGCCGGCTACAAGGTCCCCCGCGAGGTCGTCGTCCTCGACGCGCTGCCGCGCAACGCCTCGGGCAAGATCATGGTCCGCGAGCTGCCGGGGGTGGCGTCGTGA